One part of the Mya arenaria isolate MELC-2E11 chromosome 3, ASM2691426v1 genome encodes these proteins:
- the LOC128227259 gene encoding ribosomal RNA-processing protein 8-like: MDFECESWDVSGEAEQLASNLFEKSAQRLNKAKKRKHRDVASSDHPAVVGANTVMGSKKEKIKNDSTAQTGIVKTENKNHEMNKNSSVKTKIGINPGLKLGKSTGKRYVEDTGDKSGCSPEKKMKKKKNDHNGINKKSSEDGDTSTKDDTNAHLSMPSQGKMKKKKQKKINEMEASSDEKQKDASKNSNSLNSSQETSQVNHLETESTEHNSSKTKRKRKCKKNKFKDYSKDNSQTNSGSESTLKLSVQENLEKSETKDAIKDKDASAHSKTVNGSSEPKKPKKKKKKNVDKNEGISKPVDTTGSQSGKTKPKFDIVKLNALLSAKGQGAQSSSNKSENIEGKFSKNISHNESDKRITEANMKESKSGEKTLLEKSRDRLSAARFRYLNEQLYTSTGKEALDLFKKDRDAFSVYHEGFQGQVEKWPTNPVDIIIKQIKSKPKKLVIADFGCGDAKIAQSVANKVHSFDLVALNDHVTVCDMSKVPLDPGSVDIAVFCLSLMGTNLSSYLREANRILKHSGTLLVAEVTSRFDNPGRFVLQVEKMGFKVRKQDNSNKMFVLMDFMKTSPVKSGNTEDIKLKPCVYKKR; this comes from the exons agatTAAACAAAGCgaagaaaagaaaacacagaGATGTTGCCAGTTCAGATCACCCTGCTGTTGTTGGTGCTAACACAGTTATGGGTTCTAAGAAGGAAAAGATAAAGAATGATAGTACAGCACAGACGGGGATAGTGAAGACAGAAAACAAGAAtcatgaaatgaataaaaatagtagtgttaaaacaaaaattggcATAAACCCTGGATTAAAATTGGGGAAAAGTACAGGGAAAAGGTATGTTGAAGACACTGGCGACAAGAGTGGATGCAGTcctgaaaagaaaatgaaaaagaagaaaaatgatCATAATGGCATTAACAAAAAGAGTTCAGAAGATGGAGATACCAGTACTAAAGATGACACCAATGCACATTTGTCCATGCCATCTCAAGGtaaaatgaaaaagaagaaacagaagaaaataaatgaaatggaaGCAAGTAGtgatgaaaaacaaaaagatGCTAGTAAAAACAGTAATTCACTCAATTCAAGTCAAGAAACTAGTCAGGTTAATCATCTGGAAACGGAATCCACTGAACATAATTCAAGTAAAACgaaaaggaaaagaaaatgtAAGAAGAATAAATTCAAGGACTATTCTAAAGATAATTCACAAACTAATTCTGGTtcagaaagtacattgaaattGAGTGTACAAGAAAACTTGGAAAAATCAGAGACAAAGGATGCAATCAAGGACAAAGATGCTTCAGCACATAGTAAAACTGTCAATGGTTCTTCAGAACCAAAGAaaccaaagaaaaaaaagaagaagaatgtaGATAAAAATGAAGGCATTTCTAAACCTGTGGACACAACAGGTAGTCAGAGTGGCAAAACCAAACCCAAATTTGACATTGTAAAACTAAATGCTTTGTTATCAGCCAAAGGACAAGGAGCGCAAAGTAGTTCaaataaatctgaaaacatTGAAGGTAAATTTAGCAAGAATATATCTCATAATGAAAGTGATAAAAGGATCACAGAAGCAAATATGAAAGAAAGTAAAAGTGGTGAAAAAACATTACTGGAAAAAAGTAGGGATCGATTGAGCGCAGCACGGTTTCGCTACCTGAATGAACAGCTGTACACGAGCACTGGTAAGGAGGCCCTTGATTTGTTTAAGAAAGACAGGGATGCGTTCAGTGTGTACCATGAGGGGTTCCAGGGACAGGTGGAGAAATGGCCCACAAACCCTGTGGACATCATCATCAAACAGATAAAGTCAAA GCCTAAAAAGCTGGTGATTGCTGACTTTGGGTGTGGTGATGCTAAGATTGCTCAAAGTGTGGCAAACAAGGTCCATTCCTTCGATCTAGTGGCTCTTAACGACCATGTGACTGTGTGTGATATGTCAAAG GTGCCACTGGATCCCGGCAGTGTTGACATAGCTGTGTTCTGTCTGTCTCTGATGGGTACCAACCTCTCCTCCTACCTGCGAGAGGCTAACAGGATCCTCAAACACAG TGGCACACTCCTTGTAGCCGAGGTGACCAGCAGGTTTGACAACCCAGGCCGATTTGTGCTTCAAGTTGAAAAAATGGGCTTCAAGGTTCGCAAACAGGATAACAGCAACAAGATGTTTGTGCTCATGGACTTCATGAAAACCTCACCAGTCAAGTCAGGCAACACTGAAGATATCAAGTTAAAGCCTTGTGTGTACAAGAAGAGATAG
- the LOC128226207 gene encoding uncharacterized protein LOC128226207 yields MACVSELMACVSATYGQCQCPSLPRSVPFMASVSAHRGQCQCPSLPGSVPLMASFSVLMASVSAPRGQCQFLSFSGSVPLMASFSALMGRCPSRPVSVPSLSVSVPLMACVSELMACVSAPHGQFQCPSLPRSVPFMASISAHRGQCQCPSLPGSVSLVASFSVLMCPSWPVSVPLIAKVGAPHGQCQCPSWQLSLFLIARAGDPHDLCQCPSWIVSVPLVASVIAPHGQFQCPSLPGSVPLMASVSFPHGLCKCPSWQVWVPLMASVRAPHGQCQCPSWSVSVPLMACVSSPRGQCQCPSWPVSVPSWPVSLDLMASVSAPHDQCQCLHSQCHCPL; encoded by the exons ATGGCCTGTGTCAGTGAGCTTATGGCCTGTGTCAGTGCCACTTATGGTCAGTGTCAGTGCCCCTCATTGCCAAGGTCGGTTCCATTCATGGCCAGTGTCAGTGCCCATCGTGGCCAGTGTCAGTGCCCCTCATTGCCAGGGTCGGTGCCCCTCATGGCCAGTTTCAGTGTCCTGATGGCCAGTGTCAGTGCCCCTCGTGGCCAGTGTCAGTTCCTCTCATTTTCAGGGTCGGTGCCCCTCATGGCCAGTTTCAGTGCCCTCATG GGTCGGTGCCCCTCAAGGCCAGTGTCAGTGCCCTCATTGTCAGTGTCAGTGCCTCTCATGGCCTGTGTTAGTGAGCTTATGGCCTGTGTCAGTGCTCCTCATGGCCAGTTTCAGTGCCCCTCATTGCCAAGGTCGGTTCCATTCATGGCCAGTATCAGTGCCCATCGTGGCCAGTGTCAGTGCCCCTCATTGCCAGGGTCGGTGTCCCTCGTGGCCAGTTTCAGTGTCCTGATG TGCCCCTCATGGCCAGTGTCAGTGCCCCTCATTGCCAAGGTCGGTGCCCCTCATGGCCAGTGTCAGTGCCCCTCATGGCAATTGTCATTGTTCCTCATTGCCAGGGCCGGTGACCCTCATGACTTGTGTCAGTGCCCCTCGTGGATAGTGTCAGTGCCCCTGGTGGCCAGTGTCATTGCCCCTCATGGTCAGTTTCAGTGCCCCTCATTGCCAGGGTCGGTGCCCCTCATGGCCAGTGTCAGTTTCCCTCATGGCTTGTGTAAGTGCCCCTCATGGCAAGTGTGGGTGCCCCTCATGGCCAGTGTAAGAGCCCCTCATGGCCAGTGTCAGTGCCCCTCATGGTCAGTGTCGGTTCCCCTCATGGCCTGTGTCAGTTCACCTCGTGGCCAGTGTCAGTGCCCCTCGTGGCCAGTGTCAGTGCCCTCATGGCCAGTGTCGCTGGACCTCATGGCCAGTGTCAGTGCCCCTCATGACCAGTGTCAGTGTCTTCATAGTCAGTGTCATTGCCCCTTATGA
- the LOC128229240 gene encoding uncharacterized protein LOC128229240: protein MTARDRHFYDIPLVQDVGDQNQTSNEKDVLLKYINSNLIGNGKAFSGPFGLRKVLYLDYTASGRSLEFIEDYIRDEVLPEYGNTHTTTTVTSLQTTLYRHEARDIVRNAVHASEHDAVIFVGSGTTGAVHKLIHCLNLDHKPVVFVSPYEHHSNLLPWIEVGAKVIRVKANKEGCLSMNHLETLLKRWSGTGRQMIGCFCAASNVTGVLVDVDPATVLLHKHGALAFWDYATAAPYVKIDLNPVIAGPDQPYLSKDAVFISCHKFVGGVQTPGVLIAKKKLFKNTVPDGCGGGSVFFVRRDGHRYLQEPELKEEGGTPAIVEAVRAGLVFQLKHAVTPDLIMQREEYMLRRAKKAWQDVPNLVLLGNSEAPRLPIFSFLILHEETGRFLHHNYITALLNDLFGIQARGGCACAGPYAMDILGMDEATSKNFEDLLAEDSRLDRTHLRRYREYSQREIIRPGFVRINFPYFLDEESLNFTLEAVKMVAKHAWKLLPQYMFNPETGEWRQVNFQVFKDRKWLGHISYSSGEMTYKVPPLVEKGPLPENHEDCLKRAEELFMQAAKVKHQLTDHTVMFDEDSKPLRWFLLPSEAASCLQGNQSQNSYTLPFCPPSVREQLGLSPFEEHNSDEEPSEKDMRKNNMLRNVFYTFDEGEVSENVGKVSDRKLAKNEHSDNTKTSKESGNSPSSSSPERSETEKGESGICALKSVDKLNNSQNCDKSEKVDKDSTDICVRKRAGSENVVGNSKRQKDVAENDGAGGNKGKQKKKGGQQWFSPPKSIFTPFLKAMEEYGMLVDGDRVLVCLSGGKDSLSLLHTIRQYQFYCRKKKMSFDIGAVTVDPQTPSYDPSPLKKYLASLGVPYFYESQCIMDQASNLPYECASICSFCSRMKRGIIYACARREGYNVLALGQHLDDLCESFLMSIFHNGNLRTMKAHYTVEEGDLRVIRPLVYVREKDLREFAETNKLPVIAENCPACFEAPKERHRIKQLLASQEIMFPRIFPSLNAAIKPIMAINRTQLKLADILQAADGDGDDMDI from the exons ATGACTGCTAGAGATAGACATTTCTACGATATTCCTCTCGTTCAAGACGTAGGAGACCAAAATCAAACGTCAAACGAAAAGGATgtcttattaaaatatatcaatagtAATTTGATTGGAAATGGAAAAGCGTTTAGTGGTCCTTTCGGACTAAGAAAAG TTCTTTACTTGGATTACACTGCATCTGGAAG atcacttgagttTATAGAAGATTATATCCGGGATGAAGTTCTGCCTGAGTATGGGAACACACATACAACCACCACTGTCACCTCGCTGCAGACAACACTTTACAGGCATGAGGCAAG AGATATAGTGCGCAATGCTGTGCATGCCAGTGAACACGACGCAGTGATCTTTGTGGGCAGTGGGACAACTGGAGCTGTACACAAACTTATACACTGTCTAAATCTTGATCATAAACCA GTAGTGTTTGTCAGCCCCTATGAACACCACTCAAACCTCCTGCCTTGGATTGAAGTAGGAGCTAAG GTAATAAGAGTGAAGGCCAATAAGGAAGGATGTCTGAGTATGAACCACCTGGAGACTCTGCTCAAG CGATGGTCGGGCACTGGGCGTCAAATGATTGGCTGTTTCTGTGCAGCATCCAATGTGACTGGGGTGCTGGTGGACGTTGATCCAGCCACAGTTCTCCTGCACAAGCACGGAGCTCTCGCCTTCTGGGACTACGCTACTGCTGCTCCCTATGTTAAAATTGACCTGAATCCTGTGATTGCAGG ACCAGACCAGCCATACCTGTCCAAAGATGCTGTGTTCATATCTTGCCATAAGTTTGTTGGGGGCGTGCAGACACCTG GTGTGCTGATAGCGAAGAAGAAGCTGTTCAAGAACACAGTGCCAGACGGGTGTGGCGGGGGATCTGTCTTCTTT GTACGTCGTGATGGTCATCGGTACCTGCAGGAGCCAGAGTTGAAGGAAGAGGGCGGGACACCAGCCATTGTTGAGGCTGTTAGGGCCGGGCTTGTATTCCAGCTGAAGCATGCCGTCACACCAGACCTCATCATGCAGAGGGAGGAGTACATGCTCAG GAGAGCAAAGAAGGCATGGCAAGATGTCCCTAACCTAGTGTTGCTAGGTAACTCTGAAGCCCCGAGACTTCCGATATTCTCCTTCCTGATTCTTCACGAAGAGACTGGTCGGTTTCTCCACCACAACTACATTACTGCTCTGCTCAACGATCTGTTTGGTATCCAGGCCAGAGGAGGATGTGCATGTGCAGGGCCGTACGCCATG GATATCCTGGGAATGGACGAGGCTACAAGCAAAAATTTTGAGGATCTTCTGGCAGAGGACAg TCGACTGGACAGAACCCATTTAAGGAGATACAGAGAATATTCTCAACGAGAAATCATCAG GCCTGGGTTTGTGCGGATAAACTTTCCCTACTTCCTGGATGAAGAAAGTCTGAACTTTACACTGGAGGCGGTGAAAATGGTTGCCAAACATGCATGGAAACTACTGCCTCAG TACATGTTTAACCCAGAGACAGGAGAATGGAGGCAGGTCAATTTCCAG GTGTTCAAGGATCGCAAGTGGCTGGGCCATATATCGTACAGCTCAGGAGAGATGACATACAAAGTGCCACCCCTTGTGGAAAAAGGACCACTGCCTGAAAACCATGAG GATTGCCTAAAGAGAGCAGAGGAATTGTTCATGCAAGCAGCaaag GTCAAGCACCAGTTGACTGATCACACAGTTATGTTTGATGAGGACTCCAAGCCTCTAAGGTGGTTCCTGCTTCCAAGTGAGGCTGCTTCCTGTCTACAGGGGAACCAATCCCAGAATTCCTACACTCTACCCTTCTGTCCTCCTTCAGTTAGAGAACAGTTGGGATTATCTCCCTTTGAAGAGCATAACAGTGATGAAGAACCATCAGAAAAGGATATGAGGAAAAACAACATGttgagaaatgttttttatacatttgatgAAGGTGAAGTAAGTGAAAATGTGGGAAAGGTTAGTGATAGAAAATTAGCAAAGAATGAACATTCTGATAACACCAAAACATCAAAAGAATCAGGGAATTCTCCCAGTTCAAGCTCCCCAGAAAGGTCAGAGACGGAGAAAGGTGAGTCAGGGATATGTGCATTGAAATCTGTGGATAAGTTGAACAATAGTCAGAACTGtgataaaagtgaaaaagtAGACAAGGATTCTACAGACATTTGTGTGAGAAAAAGAGCAGGCAGTGAAAATGTTGTTGGTAATAGTAAAAGACAGAAGGACGTGGCAGAGAATGATGGTGCTGGAGGGAATAAGGGCAAACAGAAGAAGAAAGGAGGACAGCAGTGGTTTTCTCCACCCAAATCCATCTTTACACCATTCCTCAag GCCATGGAAGAGTATGGCATGTTGGTGGATGGAGACAGGGTTCTGGTGTGTCTCAGTGGAGGCAAGGACTCCCTCTCTCTCCTCCACACCATCAGACAGTACCAGTTCTACTGCAGGAAAAAG AAAATGAGTTTTGATATAGGGGCAGTGACTGTGGACCCACAGACCCCTTCATATGACCCCAGCCCTCTCAAGAAATACCTGGCCAGTCTAGGAGTGCCTTACTTCTATGAGTCACAGT GTATAATGGATCAGGCGTCAAACCTGCCATACGAGTGTGCCTCAATCTGCAGTTTCTGTAGTCGCATGAAGCGGGGCATTATTTACGCGTGTGCACGCAGGGAGGGGTACAATGTGCTGGCACTTGGCCAACATCTAGACGACCTCTGTGAGAG CTTTTTGATGTCCATATTCCACAATGGCAACCTGAGAACAATGAAGGCTCACTATACTGTAGA GGAAGGAGACTTGCGAGTGATCAGGCCTTTAGTGTATGTCAGAGAGAAGGACTTACGAGAGTTTGCAGAaaca AACAAGCTTCCAGTGATAGCGGAGAACTGCCCAGCATGTTTTGAGGCCCCGAAGGAGCGTCACCGTATCAAGCAGCTGCTTGCCTCACAGGAGATCATGTTCCCACGGATCTTCCCGAGCCTCAACGCTGCAATCAAACCCATCATGGCCATCAACAGGACGCAGCTCAAGCTAGCCGATATTCTCCAGGCTGCAGATGGGGATGGGGATGATATGGACATCTGA